In Archocentrus centrarchus isolate MPI-CPG fArcCen1 chromosome 16, fArcCen1, whole genome shotgun sequence, a single window of DNA contains:
- the apoc1 gene encoding apolipoprotein C-I codes for MRLYLAVAVLMLAFVAYTEAQEETVDQRLSAFGDKLTEFGRSIADKAKTTFQDIHNSEFGTNARNWFKDAFEKMKAKVGELSQ; via the exons ATGAGACTGTACCTTGCAGTTGCTGTGCTGATGCTGGCTTTTGTGGCATACACAG AGGCTCAGGAGGAGACCGTGGACCAGAGGCTTTCCGCGTTTGGTGACAAGCTAACTGAATTTGGCCGGTCCATTGCTGATAAAGCTAAGACTACCTTCCAGGATATACATAACAGCGAATTTGGAACCAACGCTAG GAACTGGTTCAAGGACGCCTTTGAGAAGATGAAAGCCAAGGTCGGGGAGCTTAGTCAGTAA